Proteins encoded together in one Pseudomonas sp. TCU-HL1 window:
- the lon gene encoding endopeptidase La, producing the protein MNTTAELPLLPLRDVVVYPHMVIPLFVGREKSIEALEAAMTGDKQILLVAQKNPADDDPGEDALYRMGTVATVLQLLKLPDGTVKVLVEGEQRGAIERFIEVDGHCRAEVSLIDEIDAGERESEVFIRSLLSQFEQYVQLGKKVPSEVLSSLNSIDEPGRLVDTMAAHMALKIEQKQEILELTDLPERVEHVLALLDAEIDLLQVEKRIRGRVKKQMERSQREYYLNEQMKAIQKELGDIDEGHNEVEELKKRIDNAGLTKEALAKANAELNKLKQMSPMSAEATVVRSYIDWLVNVPWKAESKVRLDLAKAEDILDADHYGLEEVKERILEYLAVQKRVKKVKGPVLCLVGPPGVGKTSLAESIAHATNRKFVRMALGGVRDEAEIRGHRRTYIGSMPGRLIQKMTKVGVRNPLFLLDEIDKMGSDMRGDPASALLEVLDPEQNHNFNDHYLEVDYDLSDVMFLCTANSMNIPAPLLDRMEVIRLPGYTEDEKVNIAVKYLAPKQTKANGLKKGELEFDEAAIRDIIRYYTREAGVRSLERQLAKVCRKAVKEHAREKRFAVQVTAESLEHFLGVRKYRYGLAEQQDQIGQVTGLAWTQVGGELLTIEAAVVPGKGQLTKTGSLGDVMAESITAALTVVRSRAKSLGIPADFHEKRDIHIHMPEGATPKDGPSAGIGMCTALVSAMTQIPVRADVAMTGEITLRGQVLAIGGLKEKLLAAHRGGIKTVIIPEENVRDLKEIPENIKQDLAIKPVKWIDEVLQIALQYAPEPLPDAAPEMVAKDDKRESDSKERISTH; encoded by the coding sequence ATGAATACGACTGCCGAATTACCTCTCCTGCCATTGCGCGATGTCGTGGTCTATCCGCACATGGTCATTCCCCTTTTCGTGGGGCGTGAGAAATCAATCGAGGCTCTCGAAGCCGCGATGACGGGGGACAAGCAGATCCTCCTGGTTGCCCAGAAGAACCCGGCCGACGATGATCCGGGCGAAGACGCCCTGTATCGCATGGGTACCGTCGCCACCGTGCTGCAGCTGTTGAAGCTGCCCGACGGCACCGTGAAGGTACTGGTTGAGGGCGAGCAGCGCGGCGCCATCGAGCGTTTCATTGAAGTCGACGGCCATTGCCGCGCGGAAGTCAGCCTGATCGACGAAATCGATGCAGGCGAACGCGAATCTGAAGTTTTTATCCGTAGCCTGCTCAGCCAGTTCGAACAGTATGTTCAACTGGGCAAGAAAGTGCCGTCCGAGGTGCTTTCGTCGCTGAACAGCATCGATGAGCCGGGTCGCCTGGTGGATACCATGGCTGCCCACATGGCGCTGAAGATCGAGCAGAAGCAGGAAATCCTCGAACTGACCGACCTGCCCGAGCGTGTCGAGCACGTCCTGGCGTTGCTGGATGCCGAAATCGACCTGCTGCAGGTCGAGAAGCGCATTCGTGGTCGCGTGAAGAAGCAGATGGAGCGCAGCCAGCGCGAGTACTACCTGAATGAGCAGATGAAGGCCATTCAGAAAGAGCTGGGCGACATCGATGAGGGGCACAACGAAGTCGAGGAGCTGAAAAAGCGTATCGACAATGCCGGCCTGACCAAGGAGGCGCTGGCCAAGGCCAATGCCGAGCTGAACAAGTTGAAGCAAATGTCGCCGATGTCCGCCGAAGCGACTGTGGTGCGCTCCTATATCGATTGGCTGGTCAATGTGCCGTGGAAGGCCGAGAGCAAGGTTCGCCTGGATCTGGCGAAGGCCGAGGACATCCTCGACGCCGATCATTACGGCCTGGAAGAGGTCAAGGAACGCATCCTCGAATACCTTGCCGTGCAGAAGCGCGTGAAGAAGGTCAAAGGCCCGGTTCTCTGTCTGGTTGGCCCGCCCGGTGTCGGCAAGACTTCGCTGGCCGAGTCCATTGCACATGCCACCAATCGCAAGTTCGTGCGTATGGCCTTGGGCGGTGTGCGTGACGAGGCCGAGATTCGCGGTCACCGTCGTACCTACATTGGTTCCATGCCGGGTCGTCTGATCCAGAAGATGACCAAGGTCGGCGTGCGCAACCCGCTATTCCTGCTCGACGAGATCGACAAGATGGGCAGCGATATGCGCGGTGATCCTGCGTCCGCGCTGCTGGAAGTGCTCGACCCCGAGCAGAACCACAATTTCAACGACCACTACCTGGAAGTCGATTACGACCTCTCGGATGTGATGTTCCTCTGCACCGCCAACTCCATGAACATTCCGGCACCGCTGCTGGACCGTATGGAAGTGATCCGTTTGCCGGGCTACACCGAGGACGAGAAGGTCAACATCGCCGTCAAGTACCTCGCTCCCAAGCAGACCAAGGCCAATGGCCTGAAGAAGGGCGAGCTGGAATTCGATGAAGCCGCTATTCGCGACATCATTCGTTACTACACCCGCGAGGCCGGTGTTCGTAGCCTCGAGCGTCAGCTCGCCAAGGTCTGCCGCAAGGCGGTGAAGGAGCATGCCCGCGAGAAGCGTTTCGCGGTGCAGGTGACTGCAGAGTCCCTGGAACACTTCCTTGGTGTGCGCAAGTACCGTTACGGCCTGGCCGAACAACAGGACCAGATCGGTCAGGTTACCGGCCTTGCATGGACCCAGGTGGGCGGCGAACTGCTGACCATCGAGGCGGCGGTCGTTCCCGGCAAGGGGCAACTGACAAAGACCGGTTCGTTGGGTGACGTGATGGCCGAATCCATTACGGCCGCCCTTACCGTGGTCCGTAGCCGTGCGAAGAGCCTCGGGATTCCCGCGGACTTCCATGAGAAGCGTGACATCCACATTCACATGCCTGAAGGCGCCACTCCGAAGGATGGCCCCAGTGCCGGTATCGGCATGTGCACGGCGCTGGTTTCGGCCATGACACAAATCCCGGTTCGCGCCGATGTGGCCATGACCGGAGAAATCACCCTGCGTGGTCAGGTGCTCGCGATTGGTGGCTTGAAAGAGAAATTACTGGCCGCGCATCGTGGTGGAATCAAGACCGTGATCATTCCCGAAGAGAATGTACGCGATCTGAAAGAAATTCCCGAAAATATCAAGCAAGACTTGGCGATTAAACCCGTTAAATGGATTGACGAGGTCCTGCAAATTGCGCTGCAATACGCCCCGGAGCCCTTGCCCGATGCGGCTCCGGAGATGGTTGCAAAGGATGACAAGCGCGAGTCTGATTCCAAGGAGCGAATCAGCACGCATTAG